The genome window GTACTTATAAACAGATTAGATTAGCATTCCTACAACAATATTTTGTTGCAATATAATTTGATATCTGAGAAGTTAAGCTAATTGATAGTACCCCAAGCCACCCATGGACCCCCCCACGCTGGTGATGCATGGGTTAACTCATAACTGGGCGGGTTTCGGGTTattaaatattgtgtggatgaagggaaTGTTGGTGGTGGGCATGTTGAATAAAGAAAACAATACTTTACATTTATGGATTTCATAAACGTTTATATCATTCTTGTGAAATTTATATCTATAGCCTACATTgcggtttttctttcattattttaggctatctggCATTTAATGCGTAAGtaagctttagggcctaactgtacgCGTGCTAAATAGCCTACATGCCAATCGCCTAATGCTTTTGGGAATGGGCAGAAACGGTTAACATCGATCCACGGAGGCAAAAAGTTTAATTCATTAAAAGAAAAGCTGCAAAATGGAGAGTTTAccataaagagaagggagggccagaaaagtcatgtttgggaaagatttgttgaagtggtaaaagaggatgatgaCATTGCCGGCTATGTTGTGACGATTGTGCTActgttatttaatttttttgcaacccatgctttggttttgtttgcCTGCCCATTGTTTCAACTTTTTTTAATTTGTCGCACAAATCCAATACCTAATATTAGCATTTTCGCACTTCATATCCAAATCATCTATAAGTAGCGTCATTTATTTACACAATCAATTTTGGGGATACTTTAGGATGATTTTAACATGAAGCAGGAAAATTCTAATATAGGTACCATTGACTTGctttggatttgtgccacaaatgcaaaaaaaaaatgtatttggaaccGTGGCGAACAACCAAAGCATTGTTTGCCATTATACCTTGTCAACAGACTGCTTACAGGGAAGGGAAAcaatgtaatttgggtgaactatccctttaacattaGGGGAATCtaacacatttttatttcacttaatagcaggaacagcaccatTTAGTGGTCAGCACCTGGTAATATCAGAATGTAGGTTGGGACAGAAACCTAACAACTTAAATTAATAATTTCTCTGAACGGGGGGGGCATCACCAAATTCATTGCAAATACATTGCATAGGATGAAGAAGCAATACTCCAAGCTGCAGCATCATACTAATTGTCAAACATAGaaaactgatactgtatactcgtTGTTGGGTGTGGGGGGTCCGTTGGTGGCTTTTGACAATTGTTTTGTGATTACTCATTAGATTTATTTTTCGAATCTGAGattaggtactatatttattgattatatgaatcctaaaaattaaaatggccaatttgggtgcaattaaTTCATTTCTCAGATATTAAGTTATTTCAAAAAAGTAATGTTGTAGGAATGCTagtcttatctgtttctaactacagaaactatttcagaacaatctgagatggtaggTGTCAAGCCTCTTTCTTGTTTTGCTTACGTATAGCTTCAGATTAGAGTATCTATATGCTGTGATGAGTCCTTGGAGGGTAGCAGCTAGTAGTGACATGTATCCTTTATTtctgtctatctttctctgtCCCAGGTTAGAGGAGACTGTGGAGCAGCCTCCTGAGACAGGCGGGGTCCTGAGTGCAGCAGAGTGTCAAAGCCCACCGGTTGACTGCCAGCCTGGAGGTTTGTGTtctcatacactacatgaccaaaagtaaactcagcaaaaaaagaaacgtcctctcactctgaactgtgtttattttcagcaaacttaacatgtgtaaatatttgtatgaacataacaagattcaacaaccgagacacaaactgaacaagttccacagacgtgagtaatagaaattgaataatgtgtccctgaacaaaggggaggggtcacaatcaaaagtaacagtcagtatttggtgtggccaccagctgcattaagtactgcagtgcatctcctcctcatggactgcaccagatttgccagttcttgctgtgagatgttaccccactcttccaccaaggcatctgcaagttcctgtacatttctgggggggaatggccctagccctcaccctccgatccaacaagtcccagatgtgctcaatgggactgagatccgggctctttgctggccatggcagaacactgatattcctgtcttgcaggaaatcatgctcagaacaagcagtatggctggtggcattgtcaggaagggtaccacatgagggaggaggatgtcttccctgtaacgcacatcgttgagattgcctgcaatgacgacaagctcagtccgatgatgctgtgacacaccgccccagaccatgacacacctccaaatcaatcccgctccagagtacagacctcggtgtaacgctcattccttcaacgataaacgtatATCCGACCATCaccactggtgagacaaaaccgcgactcgttagtgaagagcattttttgccagtcctgtctggtcaagcgacggtgggtttgtgccaatacgcgacgttgttgccggtgatgtctggtgaggacctgccttacaacaggcctacaagcccccagtccagcgcctctcagcctattgcggacagtctgagcactgatggagggattgtgtgttactggtgtaactcgggcagttgttgcagagcctggactcgaaccaggatctagtggcacagctagcactgcaatgcaatgccttagaccactgcgccacttgggaggccccggacagacaatttttgcacgcaacgcacttcagcacttggtggtcctgttctgtgagcttgtgtggcctactacttcacggtagagccgttgttgctcctagacgtttccacttcacaataacagcacttacagttgaccggggcagctctagcagggtagacatttgacaaactgagttgttgggaaggtggcatcctatgacgttgcCATGCTGGAAGTCAATGAGCTCTTTCATACGGGCCATTCTTCTGCCAAGGTTtgtctcgattttatacacctgtcagcaacgggtgtggctgaaatagccgaatccactaatttgaaggggtgtccacatactattgTCTATAGTTTACCATTCCAGCAGCCATTCCAATCCTCTTACTCCCACAGAGCTACAGCCATATCTACAGAACACCATAGATGGGTATATCTCTGTGGCTTAATCACTGGCCTTTCACCTTTTTGGCTTGGTAGGACTAGTTCTCACCTGTTCTTTCCAATAACAGACTGTGTCATACTGGAGGAGGGTGGGAGCACAGCTGAACCAGTGGCTGCAGAGGCaatggaggagagcagagcagccgAGGTGAGTTTTATTTGTTACAGAGGGCTTTACTGAAGCCCAAACCGTGATTGTAACGATAGTTCAGAAGGGTAGCTGGGCACTGATTTTTTTGCTCACAGAAAGTGATAAGATGACCTGATCTGAGGACCCTCCTTGTGTATGAGCAGGTTCAGAGTGGAGTGTCGGCCATGCCAGCCTCTGAGCAGCTGAGTGGTGAGAGCCAGGCATTCACTCCAGGCCTGGAGGACATGGCAGAGGGCAAGGCTGCCCCAGGGGCATTGGAAAAGGGGCAGGAAGAGGGCAAGGAGGGGGGTGACGCTGCCAACAAGTTCTATTGCTACATCTGCACTCTGGCCTGTCACAACCAGCAGGTAGAGTACCCCCTGAGGGTATAGAGTGGAATGTTTGCGTTTGAATGGTCCAAGGCAATCACTCAGCTTGACCCTTCAGCGACCCTGTTAGTCAAGTTCATTAGCTGCCACATGGTTGAGCTGTCAGCCCGAGGCTAGTGAGACAGGACTCCCTCTGTGTCATATCTCTGCGTCCCTCTCTTTACATCTCGCTGTATCCCCCTCTTCCTCATTAGGACTTCCAGAGCCACATGAACGGCCTGGCCCACCAGCAGAGGATGATGGAGATCCAACACATGTCCAGCGCCTGTCTGGTCACCCTGATGCCCAGTGTCCAGGAGTCACTGCAGGGAGGCTGCGGAGACGGCTCCTCCTTGAAGGACGGGTCAGTACTAGTGCACGTTGGTGACAGGTAAATGGGATTTAAGTAAGACCCAATAATTAGGCGATAGGCACCGAATGAAACAAAACTGACTGAAGCAGGAAGGATCTGCCTAaaattgtccaataagaaacacttgttTTCCGTTGGAAAAAAAGTTTTGCTGTAGTTTGTCTTTGTGAATATGACCCAGATGgtgatcaaatcacattttattggtcacatacacatggttagcagatgttattgcgagtgaagcgaaatgcttgtgtttctagttccggcATTGCAGCAATATCAATCAAGAATAACTATCTTCAAAGTAATGACTCAGGGCGTTGGGTTTGAAATTAAAGCTTCTTTTAGTAATACTACTTGTTCACGTTACATTTAACAACTTTTAGAttctacaaaacaataaagaaagtTGCTAGTGAAAGTCAGGATAATCACTTGTACATAACTGGGCGTTCGCTCTCTTTCTACTTCCTGTCGCAAGGCATTCTGGAACTTGCAGTCAATTGCATAATCCAATACAACAGGAATATGTATGTAGTTCTCTCAATCTCCAACACACGAATTCTAATACAATTACGTATGTAAATAACCCTAAAGAAAATATCTTTAGATACAGCTCAATTAATTAACTGTAAACATTAACTCTGTAACCCATTAAAGTTACAACAatcaacaagtaatctaacaattccacaacaactacctaatacacacaaatcaaagTAAAGGGATGAAATAAGAATATAtagataaatatatggatgaacaatgaccgagcagcataggcaagatgcaatagatggtataaaatacagtatatacatatgagatgagtaatgcaagatatgtaaacattattaaagtgactagtgatccatttattaaagtggccaatgatttgagtttgtatgtaggcagcagcctctctgtgttagtgatggctgtttagcagactgatggccttgagatagaagctgtctttcggtcccagcacctgtactgacctcgcattctggatggtaacggggtgaacaggcagtggctcgggtggttattgtccatgatgatctttttggccttcctgtgacatcgggtgctgtaggtgtcctggagggcaggtagtttgccctcagtgatgcgttgtgagagccctgcggttgtgggcggtgcagtagCCGGTGCAGtagccgtaccaggcagtgattcagcctgacaggatgctctcaattgtgcatctgtaaaagttttaggtgacaagccacattttttttcagcctcctgaggttgaagtggatggtctgtgtgggtggaccgtttcagtttgtccgtgatgtgtacgcagaggaacttaactttccactcATGTAGCTGCGTgtgtgtaacacagagagaagaaaCCCGGTCCGCAGCTTTGGTGTGCTACCTGCAAAATCCACTACACCAGTACAGTCATGGTGCACCGCAGGACCAGGGAGCACAAGCTGGCCACCCGCACCTCCAATCCCTCGTGTACCGTCTGCAAGAGGCACTTCAGGAGCCCACTCCTGTTCCTGGAGCACATGCAGTCCCAGGGGCACAAGCAGAGAGTTGACGAGGTGTGTACTCATCTCTGCCTCGGCAGCTTGGAAATCcaataaatgtattacatttttggaGTCCCTAGTGGCCCCTTATTTCCTACGTACagtatgcactacttttgaccagagccctatggtccctagtcaaaagtagtgcactaaatggggaataatagggtgccacttgggccTTAACCCATGTCAAACCATTCCCTCCTTATTCACTGTTCTGTGCTCCTCTCACTACAGCTTCGGGAGGAAGGGGGGCCAAAGGCCTTGGCTGAACTGGTTGCCATGGATGCACTAGGCTGCTTTGTAGACGAAGAGGAGGAGGCAtgcgaggaggaagagggggacgaAGAGGAAATGGAAGATGGCGGCGAAGGCAGCTCCCATGGGAAGGTTAGGCATATGCGTGTACACGCCTTGTCACATGGGGATAggcatttgatttaaaaaaattactGTTATAGTACTCACATTATTTTTTGGAATGGAAAATATATatactatcgttcaaaagtttgcggtcgcttagaatttttttttttaatggaatatctacataggtgtacagaggcccattaacagcaaccatcactcctgtgttccaatggcacgttgtgttagctaatccaagtttatcattttaaaaggctaattgatcattagaaaacacttttgcaagtatattagcacagctgaaaactgttgttctgattaaagaagcaataaaactggccttcttagactagttgagtatctggagtatcagcatttgtgggttcgattacaggctcaaaatggccagaaattaAGCACTTTATTCTGaaattcgtcagtctattcttgttctgagaaattaagactATTCCATATgagaaattgccaaaaaactaaagatctcgtactactcccttcacagaacagcgcaaactggctctaatcagagtgggaggccccggtgcacaactgcgcaagagaacaagtacattagtgtctagtttgagaaacagacaccacacaagtcctcaactggcagcttcattaaatagtacctgcaaaatggacaaaaaaattgtttttctttaaaaaccaaggacatttctaagtgaccccaaacttttgaacggtagtgtatatttttagAACATAAGGGCAAGTCCCACACAGGGAAAAATGTGTGCATTTATCTATATCCCAACAGTGCACAACAATGCCTAATTTATCATAACCATTACAGATAGCAAATCCTAATTGCTAAATTGCCTCATATATTCAGTCAAAACAACTACTGCGATTTAAGATTTGGGGCTCAGTTTGGTGTGTTGAATTTTCTATTCTGGTTTGCGAACCAAAATCTGTCTTTTTGATATTGGCCTACCGACATGTGACAGTTTATTATGCCTGTTCTTTGGAATTTtctaaatggattaaaaaaaatccaCATTGAACAGTGCATGGGGATGACTTATAGCCACTGCATCTGTTTGGTGAGTAGGCCTAGGCTTAATGAAGCTGATGAAAATATGCTCTTTGAAAAAGACAAACTAATGTTTTTGCATATTTCCATTGTGGAACCTGTATGTTTAGGGGGTTTATATCCTAGACTAATTAATTGTAAATGGCACTAGCAGTTCGCAAAGTAgccttgtatgtatgtatgtacatatatatatatatatatatatatatgtatgtatgtatgtatatatatatatatatatatacatacatacatacatacatacatacatacatacatacatacatacatacatacatacatacatacatacatacatacatacatacatacatgcatacatatgaAAAAAATTGAATGGATACAATTATTCCAAAACTGCAGCTAGTTGTTGGAACACATTTCCCAGCTTCATTCAGTCATTTGGGATGGAATGTAGCTTGTgtatttcaaaaaaaaaaaaaaatgttataccCACCTTTTTTTACATGCATTTATTTCTGTAGGCCTAATGGGACCCTGTGTAGCAGGAGCAGTCGGAACACAATTGAGTGAGACATGGAGGGGAAAGGgaattctgtttcttttttgaTGTGCCCCACAAATGCACATgtacaaatggaacactagtcaaaACAAATTAACTTGGTCTTTCCTTTTTTCTTTTAGTTTTACAGTATTTGAAAAAAATGTGATCTCTGGTTAAAGATAGTTTTGATGTCCATTCGCGTACTCATGCCTTTCCCTCGTCACACCACATCTCTTTTCCAGCTCTTGCTCTTTCTCCCATGCGCACATTCTCTTTTTTTCCCCAGCATCAGTATTGGAGAAATGTTAGGAGACACATTATCTTCCTGAAACTTCTGTATATCGTTGTTGGTAATGGATCTATTTGGTAATGTGTGGCAGGACGTCTGGCCGTCCCAGATGGAGGTGGCTCTACTAGAGGacgtagatgaagaggaggagtttGACCCTGACACGGTGTACGGTGAGGACACGCACTGTCTGAGTCATTACACAACACTCACTGACTTGCCATAGTCAAATGAAAGCCATTCAGAATCACTCATTAGTACATGTTATATATTTAGCTATATATTGCACATTATGATTTTGTCATGTGTGATTCTGTTGTCATTGACTtacctctctctgcctgtctcccaggTTCTAGCTTTGTGGTTCCTGTGGCTGGGTTCCTCTGTAGACTTTGCCAGCAGTTCTACCATTTTGAGTCCTCAGCCCGCCACTTGCACTGCAAGTCACTCAAACACTTTGAGAACCTCAAGGTTGGTTGTATAATCACATTTCCTGTGTATGGTTGTGTATGAATTAAGACACCGCACATCAAATTAACAGGTTTGCCTGTCTGTTGTAGTCATCTCCTTTATTTCCTATGTTTTTTGCCTTTCTCTTCCCTACAGAAGTACAGGGCCTTACGTAGCCAGAAGGATGGGACAGTGGAACCTACTCCCATAGACGGTACGGACGGAGATTCAGAGTGTGATAGTAACCACACTGTCTCAGATTCAAACAGCCTGCCTTCAGAGCTCCTCAGCAGCCCTGCCTTACTGCAGCCCACCATCTCCATCACCAGACTGAGGCCCTCCAGACCCTGCCCTGAACCCCAGAACAACACTCCCTCAGCCTCATCCCTGAAGGACCtcaccaccaccagcagcacTGTGGGGACTCCGGCTCAAGCCTACCCAGAGAAGCAGAGCCCAGTAAACCCTGAGGACAAGGAGGAAGAGCCAACCCCAGAACAAGCACCAGTCACAGATGAGGAAGAGCCAACCCCAGAACAAGCACCAGTCACAGATGAGGAAGAGCCAACCCCAGAACTAGCACCAGTCACAGAAGAGGCAGAGGAGGAGCCAGTcatgggagaggcagaggaggagccagtcatgggagaggcagagaaagagccAGCGGCAGTTGAGGAAAAGTCAGCCCCAGTCacaggagaggcagaggaggcaAAGGCAGCTGCTCCAGAAGAGAAGACGGGCAAAGGGAAAGCAAAGGGCCCATCCAAAAGGAAGTCCGGGAGGACAACACGGagacgttgagagagagagagagggggagaaagaaagagaaagagagagagggagaaagagagagggagaaagagagagggggagaaagagagagagagagagagagggagaaagagagagggagaaagagagagggagagagagagagagagagagagggagaaagagagagagacagagggagagagagagagagagacagagggagaaagagagagggatggagagagggcggAAGAAAGAAATAATATCCAGTACAATCGCTACCCTAGGACAGGGTCCCCCGCCTCTTCTGTATAGCTCAGTAGACCTGGCAACTCAAAACCGGTGATCCTCTTACCTATATTTGTAGGTGTTTAATTTTTTAATAACACAACTAGATAGAAATGACTAACGTGCATTCAGTGGAACCTGACTGAAGAGAATTATGCGGAAACAaattgtggatgtgtgtgttgctGTCATAAAGTGTGGAAAGGGTCAAATGAAAATGAAGGTCTGTTTTAGTTTAtacatgttgtgttctagttagcTAAATGTCTAACTCAACAGATTGTTGCCAGGTTTAGGAAGGGAGTGGTGTTTTAGTCCAGGAACCGAATGAATCATTATAGCAGGCGACTTATCTGAAAATATTTTGTGATGAGGGTGGGAAGTTAAAAAGTAAATGGTACTGTTTGAATGTCGAGTAACTATGAACCTTGATTTGATCCTAGCTTTGTTGAAGTGCTATTGTCCTTGACATTTTTTACATTCTCTGAACTGTTCTGGAGATTTCTTTGGATGTTAGCAGGTGAGGGGATTGGTTAGAGGGGGGTTTCAAAGGGGGAAAGTCTTAACTGCTTGGTCTATTTAGCTCAGATACACCCTGAGCTGCTGCTTTCCCCTCACTATACtgctaaatacattttaattgacTTGTTTAGCTCTTTAACCCCTTGATTGCTGAAACTGCCTACATCCCACTGGTATCGCTCCCAATTTGCACCTGAACCTCCATAAGGCTGTGCGATAAGCTCATGGTTTTGACAAGACTAAATTATAGATCATTAGTGTTCCTGCAATGTTAGGCAGCAGAGCATGCTTTTAGTGAGCTTTGAATATAGCTGTTCTTAATCAACTCATAATGTTCTATTATAACAGTTGTCTAGTCTAACAGAACTTGACAACTCCTGAGACCATAAAACTATCCTTTTCGATGTGGCTGGAATAGGGAGAACACATTGGCCTAGAATAGATCCTCTTTGCCATAGTTTGTTCTCAAGAGACAACCAGGTTTATGCAAAGTTCAGTGCgcacttattttattttttcccctcacagTTGGAGGCATTTCCAAACCCTGTCACCCCATTTTAATGtttaatattttttaaattcctGAACTGATAGCAATGTTGCATTAACAAGCTTACGCATCACAAACATGACATTGCAAAAGAGTTGAATAGTTTTGTGCTGGGTTTccatcctttaaaaaaaaaaaatggagttGTTACTTCTTTCTTTCTCACACACCTTGTTAGCTCTGGTACACTGGACTAGTAAGagtagttttttttgtgtgtctgtACAAGTGACATTACATGGCAGTTGTGACTGTTCACATTGGTAACATTAATATCAAGGTTATTATCAACAATGTTGTAGTGGTATGGATGGACTTGGAAGTTTTTCATAACAATGAGACCTGACCTGGAGAAACTAAGGCTGCATTTAGTCAGGCagcacaattctgatcttttttcacgAAGGCCGTGTCTACACTTGATACTTACATGCGACTTCTGTTATTAGAATATGAAGATGCATTGTATACGACAGGTCTAGATAAACAAAAGTCGCATTGTGGTTGGAATTGTTTAGATCTGGCTGACCGCCTCAGGTGGTGGTCAGACTCATTGTGTGGATTTCTCCTCAGTCTTTTTGCAATCAGGCTACCAAAAGTGAATACAGTGGGTGATGTCACAGCACTCCGCCCACAAATCTCCAGAAAATATGTTTTGGCAGCAAGAGACACCTTTTTTCATTAAATGGAGGAAATGCGTTCCTAGCGTGAGGAATGTGTTTGCTGGCTTCATAAATGCTAGCCTGCCAGCTTAtttggaaaaacatttttttgtttggAGTTATAACCTGTTTTTGTAATCTCTTTTAGCTTTGCTTGCTGGCTAATTCGCTACAGTAGGTGGTTACTGCCATCAAGTTGTCAGATTTAGCCTGTTCCAGCGTTTGAAGAAAAAGGGAATCCTGTGACAAAATGTGGACGTGATCAGAACTCCATGTTCAGAATACAGAAGTTGCATGAACTGTCAAGTCTAGACACGGCCTAATTGGTCTTTAAACCAgtcagctctgaaaaatatctgatgtggaaaaaaatatgtgattggtcaaaagacaaatttagtgggggaaaaaaatcagaATTGGTCAGGAAACTCTTTGCTTTGGGCACGGAGAATAAAGTGTCTTTTCCCCATTGATAGTCAATTAGTGTAGAAGTtgctgtttttttcttctttctcaCGCATATCCTGTTAGCTCCAGTACACTGGACTAGTAGACTGTATAGACTGGCAgcacaattctgatatttttttccctctatttggACCAATCGCATCTTTTTCAGaggtgatctgattggtcaaaagaccaattagggagggggaaatatcagaattgggctggaTATCCAAATGCAGCTGTAGTCATTGAGTAGAATTGTCTGTACAAACGTTGCATGGCAGAGTTGTCACCTTACAAATTAGTAACATTAATATCAACGCTCTCAACAATAATGAAATGAAAAAATGATATGACTTCGGAGTTTTTCATAACCATGAGACCTCAGCGGGGTAATCTAACTGGTCAGGAAAATCTCTTGGCTCCAGGCACAGAGAAGGAAGTGTATTTCCCTAGTGGTAATAAATGTGTAGCAGTCTAAATGTTACACAAACTGAGAACCAGCAGTTTTGATTTGGAAGTACACCAACAGAAGAAATTGAATGATTCACCAGCTTGTGATCTATTTAATTGACGAGACGTGGATAACCATTTGTCACTGGCCTCTTGGTGAGAGGAGACCTGAATATAGGATAATTTTTTATAAGTTACAGACAGaactacataagaccgaatcaagtAATGTAGCACTCCAGTTAAGAGTCCCCAATCACAGCCACTGTATTTTTCTTCAAGGAACATGTAAGGAATAAGTCTCTCCCAGATGATACTGATGCTTTCAGTCAATGGGCAGTTGTTTTTATTAGTTCACTTGTACAGAGGAAGAGCAGATGCATAGACTGTttaaacaggcagcccaattttcagaatttttttctgagatcttaagtcaaaataccaattagatcagaattgggctaacTGTGTAAACAACCCATATTGGCTTTGATGAAAGCAAGGTCATTTGTCTTCTAGTCTCTGGTTTGCGTCCCACTGAAATATTATAAAGGACCAGAGCACGACAGAAAGGGTCATTTATGTGACATTTCAAACAGCTGTATGTTTCTTAATGTATTTCTATTCTACAAATGACACGGATGAACAAGTGTTTTCTAGCAGCTGGAAGTTTCATGTATTTTTGGGATGTTTTCTGTATTGGGGTCATTTTAATTTATAATAATAAAATTTGACAATTGTCTCACTGTGATTTATTGAATATCACATTGTTTTAAAGAGTTAGTTCTTTACGCTAGTGATTCAAGATGTCACACTCAGATAC of Salmo salar chromosome ssa01, Ssal_v3.1, whole genome shotgun sequence contains these proteins:
- the LOC106567126 gene encoding cip1-interacting zinc finger protein, with the protein product MFNPHHHQQQQQQQQQQQQFHRHLRQLQQLFQQPPPPPPPAPPQPPPSHHAPRHHHHHQGGRAMAVPGPAPPPPHVVNLATRASIMAPNPMLQGAIMMQQMQGSMQGFAAVSGQQFTQFFAAGARSSLMGPVPMGMSMKTPHMGFPARHYHPHSRYYNNNDYGSRQPDRKRENEQRAVGSTFSRPAASRTAGEIHDKALKDGGVGGPDGQARPSVQPEPEEPALKKQRTEVLEETVEQPPETGGVLSAAECQSPPVDCQPGDCVILEEGGSTAEPVAAEAMEESRAAEVQSGVSAMPASEQLSGESQAFTPGLEDMAEGKAAPGALEKGQEEGKEGGDAANKFYCYICTLACHNQQDFQSHMNGLAHQQRMMEIQHMSSACLVTLMPSVQESLQGGCGDGSSLKDGEKKPGPQLWCATCKIHYTSTVMVHRRTREHKLATRTSNPSCTVCKRHFRSPLLFLEHMQSQGHKQRVDELREEGGPKALAELVAMDALGCFVDEEEEACEEEEGDEEEMEDGGEGSSHGKDVWPSQMEVALLEDVDEEEEFDPDTVYGSSFVVPVAGFLCRLCQQFYHFESSARHLHCKSLKHFENLKKYRALRSQKDGTVEPTPIDGTDGDSECDSNHTVSDSNSLPSELLSSPALLQPTISITRLRPSRPCPEPQNNTPSASSLKDLTTTSSTVGTPAQAYPEKQSPVNPEDKEEEPTPEQAPVTDEEEPTPEQAPVTDEEEPTPELAPVTEEAEEEPVMGEAEEEPVMGEAEKEPAAVEEKSAPVTGEAEEAKAAAPEEKTGKGKAKGPSKRKSGRTTRRR